One Pseudomonas sp. HOU2 genomic window carries:
- a CDS encoding RHS repeat-associated core domain-containing protein — protein MSANPHRRTPSLVVIDGRGLPLRQVAYLRALADATAEALVTRQQHDSAGRLVAQFDPRLSAPSVISIHDLNGQPLKVSSVDAGWRLSLPGLAGQALQRWDARGVHWSSRYDELLRVVAISNSADPLSDTFTYADASAAADHNQRGRLLEQFDPSGSLHLDSYSLAGQPLRESRTFADARVFVSQRHFSPLGAMLEQTDAGGHRQQSRYDVAGQLKQLQLLLAGDHDWQDVLLDAHFNAVGQIIEKQTGNGIASYWDYEPATGRLQRHWAQIGAQPPLQDISYEYDPVGNPTRILDNAFTPSHFANQRVDGERAFHYDSLYRLISASGYDDAAPGDLPGRPQPSAPNDRRNYLQTYRYDHGGNLTQLCHVRDGACQTRQMCIDPASNRGVRWKEGDPAPDFDQLFDRHGNLMALQPGQALRWDARDQLASVTLVQRENGLDDAEFYHYSQGARVYKRHDTYSGSNRHFHEVRYLPGLEIRSKDNGEELHVISLAAGAGHVSCLHWLSGKPPGIADNQLRYTLNDHLGSCVMELDQQARLISHEGYYPFGATAWLSADSAVEVDYKTLRYSGKEMDVSGLYYYGARYYATWLQRWVSADPAWDVDGLNLFEFVGNNPLRYFDAQGHQRTSSELLTVVADYENLLATVTTKLDKSIYQFNHLNSVKDIYLSSGKKAALTLLNVLASSITAATAFTAGTAAGTFLTLNPVTGIAIGIGTAALAADITGAQIDKLGEDNAFGYALLPDSADYEVGRLNEEAKPKSWMSRIKSVFSKYAPDSIDGNKEILIAGGIGAADVLTGGTHLEKLLAFFRLSVEVTEALNDSLGQRDLDLVEQGIELVADYLNSRKELSDQALEDLEGLGRENIATAQGTRHRLAQSETAVLGKMNRVLELLPRVSSHMQQKRAA, from the coding sequence ATGAGCGCCAACCCCCATCGGCGCACGCCGTCGCTCGTCGTGATCGACGGTCGCGGCTTGCCGTTGCGTCAGGTTGCCTATCTGCGCGCACTGGCCGATGCGACTGCCGAGGCTTTGGTAACGCGCCAACAGCACGACAGTGCCGGGCGTCTGGTGGCACAGTTCGATCCGCGCCTGAGCGCTCCCAGCGTTATCAGCATTCATGACCTCAACGGCCAGCCACTCAAGGTCAGCAGCGTGGATGCCGGCTGGCGCCTGAGCCTGCCCGGGCTGGCCGGACAAGCCTTGCAGCGCTGGGACGCGCGCGGTGTGCACTGGAGCAGCCGCTACGATGAGTTGCTGCGCGTGGTGGCGATCAGCAACAGTGCCGACCCGCTCAGCGACACCTTCACCTATGCCGATGCCAGTGCCGCGGCCGATCACAACCAGCGCGGCCGATTACTGGAACAGTTCGATCCGTCCGGCAGCCTGCACCTGGACAGCTACAGCCTGGCCGGACAGCCACTGCGCGAAAGCCGCACCTTTGCCGACGCCCGGGTGTTTGTCAGCCAGCGCCATTTCAGCCCGCTGGGCGCGATGCTGGAGCAGACCGACGCCGGCGGCCACCGCCAGCAATCGCGCTATGACGTCGCCGGCCAGCTCAAGCAGTTGCAACTGCTGCTGGCCGGCGACCACGACTGGCAGGACGTGTTGCTCGACGCGCACTTCAACGCCGTTGGACAAATCATCGAAAAACAGACCGGCAATGGCATTGCCAGCTACTGGGACTACGAGCCAGCCACTGGGCGTCTGCAGCGGCACTGGGCGCAAATAGGTGCGCAGCCGCCCCTGCAGGACATCAGCTATGAATACGATCCGGTCGGCAACCCGACACGCATCCTCGACAACGCGTTCACGCCCAGCCATTTCGCCAACCAGCGGGTCGACGGCGAACGAGCGTTCCATTACGACTCGCTGTATCGCCTGATCAGCGCCAGCGGTTACGACGATGCGGCCCCCGGCGATCTCCCCGGCCGGCCGCAGCCGAGCGCCCCCAACGACCGGCGCAATTACCTGCAGACCTACCGCTACGATCACGGCGGCAACCTGACACAACTGTGCCATGTGCGCGACGGCGCCTGTCAGACCCGTCAGATGTGTATCGACCCTGCAAGCAATCGCGGTGTGCGCTGGAAAGAAGGTGATCCGGCACCGGATTTCGATCAACTATTCGACCGCCACGGCAACCTGATGGCCCTGCAACCGGGACAGGCGCTGCGCTGGGACGCCCGCGATCAACTGGCCTCGGTGACCCTGGTCCAACGCGAAAACGGCCTGGATGACGCCGAGTTCTATCACTACAGCCAGGGCGCGCGCGTCTACAAACGCCATGACACCTACAGCGGTTCCAACCGGCATTTCCACGAGGTGCGCTACCTGCCCGGACTGGAGATCCGCAGCAAGGACAACGGTGAGGAGCTGCACGTCATCAGCCTCGCCGCCGGCGCAGGCCATGTCAGTTGCCTGCATTGGCTCAGCGGCAAACCGCCGGGCATTGCCGACAACCAGTTGCGCTACACCCTCAATGATCACCTGGGTTCATGCGTGATGGAACTGGATCAGCAGGCACGCCTGATCAGTCACGAAGGCTATTACCCGTTCGGCGCGACCGCGTGGCTGAGCGCCGACTCGGCTGTCGAGGTTGACTACAAGACACTGCGTTATTCAGGCAAGGAAATGGATGTCAGCGGTTTGTATTACTACGGTGCGCGGTATTACGCGACGTGGTTGCAACGCTGGGTCAGTGCGGATCCGGCATGGGATGTGGACGGGCTGAATCTGTTTGAATTCGTTGGCAATAATCCGCTGCGCTATTTCGATGCGCAGGGGCACCAGCGAACCTCATCCGAGCTATTAACAGTCGTGGCGGACTATGAAAATTTGCTCGCCACCGTCACAACCAAACTGGATAAATCGATCTATCAATTCAACCACTTGAACTCCGTCAAGGATATCTACCTCTCCAGTGGCAAGAAGGCTGCCCTGACCCTGCTCAACGTTCTGGCCTCCTCCATCACCGCCGCTACAGCGTTTACCGCCGGTACGGCCGCCGGAACATTTCTGACGTTAAACCCGGTCACAGGCATCGCCATTGGTATAGGCACCGCAGCACTGGCCGCTGACATTACAGGCGCACAGATCGACAAACTCGGCGAGGATAACGCCTTCGGCTATGCGCTTTTGCCCGATAGTGCAGATTACGAAGTGGGTCGTCTGAACGAGGAAGCCAAACCCAAAAGCTGGATGTCGAGAATCAAATCCGTGTTCTCAAAATATGCCCCGGACAGCATCGACGGAAACAAGGAAATATTGATTGCAGGCGGCATCGGAGCCGCTGATGTGTTAACGGGCGGCACTCATCTGGAAAAACTCCTGGCCTTTTTCCGTCTCAGTGTCGAAGTGACCGAAGCACTCAATGACTCGCTGGGGCAACGCGACCTGGATCTGGTTGAACAAGGTATCGAACTGGTCGCCGACTACCTCAATTCCCGCAAGGAACTGTCGGACCAGGCACTGGAAGACCTGGAAGGTCTCGGTCGAGAAAACATAGCCACGGCACAGGGCACCCGCCACCGTCTCGCGCAGAGTGAAACCGCCGTGCTGGGCAAGATGAATCGTGTCCTTGAGTTACTGCCTAGAGTGTCTTCCCACATGCAACAGAAAAGAGCGGCCTGA
- a CDS encoding SpvB/TcaC N-terminal domain-containing protein — protein sequence MADQELSIITPSIASSASISTIGKSWGAVGATGAASFELPLPLSAGRGWDPQLALTYSSHAGNGPFGIGWSLGIGQISRRTQKGVPRYSDLDEIIGDDGEVWQPELDDDGKPKSRLEKTFNGIDVGYHNVVRYWPRVEGDFALRERWQRATKTAAEPPFWLIHGADGSLQVYGKTSASRRADPDNPLRVGSWLLCESMNPHGEHICFDYLADDQDPDPVHDYRAQRYVRAVFYGNVTASQHLYSWTIDDPAELDWHFHLLFDYGERTRSLTEAPVYGGDSLAVWDKRRDPFSIFGQGFELGTRRLCRQILMFHKFSRPVGEDPLLVRRLLLEYPSPSDPWTYNRITAAHYQAFDASGALETTPPVEFDYSPFEINQTPTRMFAEDTMPGIEDGQFYQCVDLYGEGVPGFLCRYDQCWYYREPLRATSGSDAITYASWTELEQIPVARHDAAQQFLLDLTGNGRLDWIAALPGSSGYRTLNADRCWAPFIAFTGLPLEFFNTLSQLGDLVGDGLNSLALIGPRAVRLYANQREQGFSSAEDVLRENDEDSLPLFGNAPTELVLLGNMLGSDMSELCRIRHDEIKCWPNLGHGKFGEGRVISALPFRYDEFNVEQVRIADIDGSGAPALFYLKTAGFEIYLNRGGNGLEQTPVFVPWPEGVSYDRLCQVTFADLQGLGCASLILTVPHLTAQHWRYDFVAAKPYLLTASNNNMGCATQVVYRSSAQEWLDEKQQLLTDHPDEIPVCHLPFAIQVVSRQRQLDEITGNCLTQSCIFREGVYDSVEREFRGFGHLQQTDSESATGDDEVGFTAPVRVCTWYLTGQAMDRPRHGYYDGDSDTVDLRPTVFSRYHPGDECDEPVTPDGEEVRYKIARALVGAVARIETWTGTDEPATARLYAAEEFRYLVRDVRPADLPASAGVLLVQTLEKLSYQYDGFIDDPLCRHEVLLNSSQYGHAIHSLTISYARRRLPGDPPPFSDPDEQQWWRDAHDPAQQFFYLNETRARAIDLDEKLYEWRLGLPWQQRSNALVMPKGDLPSGLSPQQVTWDLLKEHVHSPEWNALRVLTGQTVQRYYKTIDGSLLPDGSADFEALTAPMELAQFDQTALAAYDVLPPPFDILQELAQIGYTPMPLLFEDTAVNADAESLWSAHYNYAKYAAAKDFFQVLEYRETLSHGWTKAQYDEYRLLVISVELPDGCITRCEYDYHALQPVRIIDANENIQEALYEPSGQPLATSFHGTENGIAAGFRPLSEYLRPENPHPDQAIADPQAAVQKAASTLRKDLFSWMGQLPPQVHTTLLEQWLASGYMLPSLHTRASARRRLAQLTSPTPAEQALRELISTIARTPVHSVTLSADRYPDDSVAAQVQIIISYVDGFGRALQTLQRVEPGNAYAVAADGALIVDRGQLREAHAESRWRVSARVEYNNKGLAIRQFRPFFADTHGYVNDQSLRRYGYFDQLFHDPLGRPVKLINAKGYFSLEGYHPWYQTKHDFNDTDDSAEPESALPRTLH from the coding sequence ATGGCTGATCAAGAGCTGAGCATCATCACCCCCTCCATCGCCAGCAGCGCGTCGATCAGCACGATCGGCAAAAGCTGGGGGGCAGTTGGCGCCACTGGCGCGGCTTCCTTTGAACTGCCACTGCCCCTGTCCGCCGGACGTGGCTGGGATCCGCAACTGGCGCTGACTTACAGCAGTCATGCCGGCAACGGGCCGTTCGGCATCGGCTGGAGCCTGGGTATTGGACAGATCAGCCGTCGTACGCAAAAAGGCGTGCCGCGGTATAGCGATCTCGATGAAATCATCGGTGATGACGGTGAAGTGTGGCAGCCCGAACTCGACGACGACGGCAAGCCGAAGTCGCGCCTTGAAAAAACCTTTAACGGAATCGACGTCGGCTATCACAACGTGGTGCGTTACTGGCCTCGGGTAGAAGGTGACTTTGCGCTCCGCGAGCGCTGGCAACGGGCAACCAAAACGGCAGCCGAGCCACCTTTCTGGCTGATCCACGGCGCAGACGGCTCCTTGCAGGTGTACGGCAAGACCAGCGCGTCGCGTCGCGCCGATCCGGACAATCCACTGCGCGTCGGCAGCTGGCTGCTGTGCGAAAGCATGAACCCGCATGGCGAGCACATCTGCTTCGACTACCTGGCCGATGATCAGGACCCCGACCCTGTTCACGACTACCGCGCCCAGCGCTACGTGCGCGCGGTGTTCTATGGCAACGTCACAGCCAGCCAGCATTTGTATAGCTGGACCATCGACGATCCGGCCGAACTGGATTGGCATTTTCATTTGCTGTTCGACTACGGCGAGCGCACCCGTTCACTGACAGAGGCCCCGGTGTACGGTGGCGACAGTCTGGCCGTCTGGGATAAACGCCGGGATCCGTTTTCCATCTTCGGTCAGGGTTTCGAGCTGGGCACGCGGCGGCTGTGCCGGCAGATCCTGATGTTCCATAAATTCTCCCGGCCTGTCGGTGAGGATCCGCTGCTGGTGCGGCGGTTGCTGCTGGAATACCCGTCGCCCTCTGACCCGTGGACTTACAACCGGATCACCGCCGCTCACTATCAAGCCTTCGATGCCAGCGGCGCACTGGAGACGACACCGCCGGTGGAGTTTGATTACTCACCCTTCGAGATCAATCAAACCCCGACCCGGATGTTCGCCGAAGACACCATGCCGGGTATTGAGGATGGGCAGTTTTATCAGTGCGTGGATCTGTACGGCGAAGGTGTACCGGGATTTCTCTGCCGCTACGATCAGTGCTGGTACTACCGCGAACCGCTGCGAGCAACGTCGGGGTCAGACGCCATCACCTACGCGTCCTGGACCGAGCTTGAGCAGATCCCGGTGGCCAGGCACGACGCCGCCCAGCAGTTCTTGCTCGACCTGACCGGCAACGGGCGGCTGGACTGGATCGCTGCCCTGCCGGGCAGCAGCGGGTATCGCACGTTGAATGCTGACCGCTGCTGGGCGCCGTTCATCGCGTTTACCGGCTTGCCGCTGGAGTTTTTCAACACGCTTTCGCAGCTCGGCGACCTGGTCGGTGATGGCCTCAACTCGCTGGCACTGATCGGCCCGCGCGCGGTGCGCTTGTATGCCAACCAACGGGAACAGGGTTTTTCCAGCGCCGAAGACGTGCTTCGCGAAAACGATGAGGACAGTTTGCCGCTGTTCGGCAACGCCCCCACAGAACTGGTGCTTCTGGGCAATATGCTAGGCAGTGACATGAGCGAGCTGTGCCGGATCCGGCACGACGAAATCAAATGCTGGCCCAATCTGGGGCATGGCAAATTCGGCGAAGGCCGGGTGATCAGTGCCCTGCCCTTCCGGTATGACGAATTCAACGTCGAGCAAGTGCGGATCGCCGATATCGACGGCTCTGGTGCGCCGGCCTTGTTTTATCTGAAAACTGCCGGGTTCGAGATCTATCTCAATCGCGGCGGCAATGGGCTGGAACAAACGCCTGTCTTCGTACCGTGGCCGGAAGGTGTGAGCTACGACCGTCTGTGTCAGGTCACTTTCGCCGACCTGCAAGGCCTGGGTTGTGCCAGCCTGATCCTGACGGTGCCGCACTTGACTGCGCAGCACTGGCGTTACGACTTTGTCGCGGCCAAGCCTTACTTGCTGACCGCTAGCAATAACAACATGGGTTGCGCCACGCAGGTGGTCTATCGCAGCTCTGCCCAGGAATGGCTGGACGAAAAGCAGCAATTGCTTACCGATCATCCCGACGAAATACCGGTGTGCCATTTACCGTTCGCGATTCAAGTGGTCAGCCGGCAACGCCAGCTGGATGAAATCACCGGTAACTGCCTGACGCAATCGTGCATCTTTCGCGAAGGTGTCTACGACAGCGTCGAGCGTGAATTCCGCGGTTTCGGTCACCTGCAGCAGACCGACAGTGAAAGTGCCACGGGCGATGACGAGGTCGGTTTCACGGCCCCGGTGCGCGTCTGTACCTGGTACCTGACCGGGCAGGCGATGGATCGGCCAAGACACGGCTACTACGACGGTGACAGTGATACCGTTGACTTGCGACCAACAGTCTTCAGCCGCTATCACCCCGGTGACGAATGCGATGAACCGGTAACGCCAGACGGCGAGGAGGTACGCTATAAAATCGCTCGCGCACTGGTTGGCGCCGTCGCCCGCATCGAAACCTGGACCGGCACTGACGAGCCAGCCACTGCACGGCTTTACGCGGCAGAGGAGTTTCGCTATCTGGTGCGAGATGTCCGGCCCGCCGATCTGCCTGCGTCGGCAGGCGTGCTGCTGGTACAGACCCTGGAAAAGCTCAGCTATCAATACGATGGTTTCATTGACGATCCGCTGTGCCGTCATGAAGTTTTGCTCAACAGCAGCCAGTACGGCCACGCCATTCACAGCCTGACCATCAGTTACGCGCGACGGCGCCTGCCCGGCGATCCGCCGCCGTTCAGCGACCCCGACGAACAACAGTGGTGGCGGGACGCACATGACCCGGCACAGCAATTTTTTTATCTCAACGAAACGCGCGCGCGTGCGATTGATCTGGACGAGAAGCTCTATGAATGGCGACTGGGCCTGCCTTGGCAGCAGCGCAGCAATGCGCTGGTAATGCCCAAAGGTGATCTGCCATCGGGCCTCAGTCCGCAACAAGTGACATGGGATTTACTCAAGGAGCATGTTCACTCGCCCGAGTGGAACGCTCTCCGGGTGCTGACCGGGCAAACCGTACAGCGCTATTACAAAACGATAGATGGCAGCTTGTTGCCCGACGGCTCAGCCGACTTCGAAGCGCTGACCGCGCCGATGGAACTGGCGCAGTTTGACCAGACGGCCCTTGCCGCCTACGACGTTTTACCGCCCCCGTTCGATATCCTGCAGGAGCTGGCGCAAATCGGTTACACACCGATGCCGCTGCTGTTCGAAGACACCGCGGTAAACGCGGACGCAGAAAGCCTCTGGTCTGCGCACTACAACTACGCGAAGTACGCCGCTGCCAAGGATTTCTTCCAGGTACTTGAATACCGCGAAACCTTGAGCCACGGCTGGACCAAGGCGCAGTACGACGAGTATCGCCTGCTGGTCATCAGCGTCGAGCTGCCGGATGGCTGCATCACCCGCTGCGAATACGATTACCACGCCCTGCAGCCGGTGCGCATCATCGATGCCAACGAGAACATTCAGGAAGCGCTTTACGAACCCTCGGGCCAACCGTTGGCGACCAGTTTCCATGGCACCGAAAATGGTATTGCCGCCGGTTTCCGCCCGCTCAGCGAATACCTTCGCCCTGAGAATCCACACCCGGATCAGGCCATTGCCGACCCACAAGCGGCCGTGCAAAAAGCGGCCAGCACCTTGCGCAAGGATTTGTTCAGCTGGATGGGACAACTACCGCCGCAGGTCCACACCACACTGCTTGAGCAATGGCTGGCCAGCGGCTACATGTTGCCGAGCCTGCACACTCGCGCCAGCGCGCGACGGCGGCTGGCGCAATTGACGTCGCCGACACCCGCCGAACAGGCCCTGCGCGAACTCATCAGCACAATTGCACGCACACCGGTGCACAGTGTGACGCTTAGCGCCGACCGCTACCCCGACGACTCCGTGGCGGCCCAAGTGCAGATCATCATCAGCTACGTGGATGGTTTTGGCCGCGCGTTGCAAACCCTGCAACGGGTCGAGCCCGGAAACGCCTATGCGGTGGCCGCCGATGGCGCGCTGATCGTCGATCGCGGGCAGTTGCGCGAGGCGCACGCCGAGTCGCGCTGGCGGGTCAGTGCCCGGGTCGAATACAACAACAAGGGGCTGGCGATTCGGCAGTTCCGGCCGTTTTTTGCCGACACCCATGGCTACGTCAATGATCAATCCCTGCGACGCTACGGCTATTTCGATCAACTGTTCCATGACCCGCTCGGGCGTCCGGTCAAGCTGATCAACGCCAAGGGCTATTTTTCTCTCGAGGGCTACCATCCGTGGTATCAGACCAAACATGATTTCAACGACACCGACGACTCCGCTGAGCCGGAATCGGCGTTGCCGCGGACATTGCACTGA